CCATTGAACCCGATGATttggccagctttctatccaccttatagtccattcatccagcccatacttctttaacttgctggcaagaatactgtgggagaccatatcaaaagctttgctaaagtcaaggaacaacacatccactgctttccccctcatccacagatccagttatctcatcacagaaggtaattaagttagtcaggcatgacttgcccttggtgaatccatgctggctgttcgtgatcactttcctctcctctaagtgcttcagaatggattccttgaggacctgctccgtaatttttcaagggactgaggtgaggctgactggcctgtagttccctggatcctccttcttcccttttttaaagatgggcactatgttagcctttttccagtcatctagGACCttccccaattgccatgagttttcaaagataaaggccaatggctctgcaatcacatctgccaactcctttagcaccctcggatgcagtgcatctggccccatggacttgtgcttgtccagcttttctaaatagctgAAACCAGATAAAtacaaattggaaataaggcaccACTTAGGGTGATCAGCCATTAGAACGCACTCCTAAGGGAAGAGGTCAATTCTCCACCTCCTGATGTCTTCCGATCTGGACTGGATCATTACTGGTAAGGGGTCCGGGCACTGCGGAGATGGAAATGGGACACTTTCCTGCTCTATCTCTGGGAGATATTACTGTGTGTAGTCCCATGGTGGGAGGGGTAACCACAGCTCacccaggaactaagaacaggtTGTAACAACTTCAGAGACATACCCCCCATATCCACCATAGAAGATGCTCCCAAAtattggttcaaactggattctcccaAGATGAGCCTACGAAGAAAGGACAGTGGATAAATAGCTTGGTTGACAACAGGCTTGGGGCTTAGTTGGTTCTGCCCCAGCTAAAGGAGAGGAGCTCCGGTCCACAGAGGGCCCCAGTCCAGGTCCAAGCAGAGAGGCCAGGCCAAGGGTCTGAGGGCTGGAAAGACTGACACCGGCCAGAGccagggtggggatgggtgggTTGATCTCCGGTGAGCCTATTAGCATGCGTGGAGGGACTTTTGTTGCTTTGAAATGTTTCCCCAGTAGTGCTTCCCCCTCAGGATGCAGTGGGCTTTGTTAGAAAGTGCTGTGTGATCACTGGAAACCGCTAGCAATTGTGTTGTTTATAGACTCTGAGAGGAAGGCAACGCAAACCGGTATAGACAGAAGTACTCGCCGGAGAAGTCCCAGTGAAGGCAGGAGACTGTGCAGCCAGGAAAATCCCcacacccaagagaggtgacggccgaggagctgggagcctagcgCAGGGACACTTGCTGGATTGCAGAGTGGGAAATACAAGCTCAGGAGCTtggagctgggagggagcagcaggaaaAGGTGTGTGGATGGTCCACAGAACAAGGGCCGGTGGCATCTGGAGGCGAATAGATGGGCTGTGGAGGGGAAGAGGCCGAGATTGTGGTTTCGCCAGGATTTCCTGTGTTGGGTTGGAGCCCGTGACTTCTCAGAGATcatgggatggagggagggagggccgaGGGATGAGCAACGCATCCTGTCATGGGATTGTCCATCTCGTGGGACGGACAAAGGAGAAGGGTCAGTCACCCTTCTGGAGGGAGACACAGCTGGTGGCTGAGCTGAGaacccagctccccgccccagagGGACCCGTGCAGCATGGCACTAACTCTCCTTCTGCCTGTGCTGGGTGAGTGacttccctgtctgtctgtcttctccGGGTACCAAcctcccccattctccccagCATCTCATCTCTTGTGTACCTGGAGGTCTCATcaactcttctctctctttcagccTCTCTCCAGCTCCTTCCCTGGCTGGTGTCCCCTGCAGGTAATGCTGATGCCGGTCCTCGCTGAGATGCCACTGCTGGGGGTAGGAATGTCTTGGGAGCCGGGGTAGGGTATTTCCcccctttgaagctgtgagatgTGGAAGTGCAGGTAGGGGGTAGCTGAGTCCAGAGGTCTCCAACTCCCTCTTTGCTCCTTATGCCTGGCCAGCCCCAGTTCATTCCGACTAACACCGTTCCTGTCCCAGAGCAGGTGAGATGAGTTGGGTGGGTCTCCGCCCAGGTCCCAGCAGAGAGGCCCCCACCAGGCAATGAAAGACGGGTGCCCCCCTGccctctgcaggggagggagccatacactggcgggggtgggggtttgtGTGTACCTGGGTGGAGAGGAACTCAGGGCTAATGATGATGAGCTCAGCTCCGGGACCAGCTGAGCCAGCACACTTCGCCTGGTGGAGGGAACCTGCACATTGTGAATGCTTCCGCTCAGAGAGGAAGTGGCCTGACCCCACATCTGTTTGGAGTTCCCAGCTCCTCTTTCTCTTGTACCTTGCATCACGCCACAGGGCAGCCCTGGGGGGAGCCGATGCGGGATGGCCTCCCTCCATCTTCCCAAGGGGGGAGAGATTGAGCCGTGTTCACCTCAGCCCTGTCACacacagggcagctgccccttctcACAGCgaggggctcaggctctgggcaGACTCAGGAAGGTCACAGTCAAGTCACCATCTTGAGATTTCCTCCTTCACCACTCTTTCATCTCTTTTTAACAAACGCCGAGATTCTGCTTGAATCCCATGACCCCATGGTGGGTTATGAGCTGGTGCTAATGGAACCTTGGTTCCCCAGCTaaccacccagccccagccttctcCGTGCATCCCCAGAAGGTTGAATACCTGCTTGGAGACATCGTGGGCCTCACATGCTCTGCTCCCCCTGCAAAGGATCGGGTGTCGGTATTCCAATACTACAGCAATATGGGATGGGCTGTCTCAGCCAAGGCGTCCTCCGGGTGGAAACACACCTACAACCTCAACATCACGGAGCCACAGAGTGCGGGTTCGTACAGTTGTAACTATTACACGGGCAAGACTGGTCATTTCGTCCGCTCCGAGGAGAGCAACCGGATCACCATCAGAGTCAAAGGTGaggtccgtctgtctgtctgtctatctatctaacAATCTATTGTGGCAAGGCATCCCTTTTGCCTTGCCGGACCTAGTGCTCCCTCCTCTGGCAGGGACACGGCCTGGGGTAAGTCAGCCCCACTCTGGAGCGCGTCTGTCTTCCCTCTTCCGGGTTTGTTTCTCAGAGCTTTCCTGGTCGGCCTCGGGGCAGGCCTGAGGAGTGCTCCTCTGCCAAACAGAGGGAAACAAGTCTATAATGCACGGAAGCAAACTTCTCCCCTTCCCCGGAGAGAGGttttaacaggtttcaggcaGCCCTTAACTGGACTCGGGTGTCCCTAATTGACCTGAAGTAATCCCTTCCCAGCTTGTAGAAAAAAGGGCCTTTCCCATTCTAGGGCTAACACACCTGTTTTCCCAGCCCCGCCTGCAGCCGTccggcctgactttgtcacactatctacagcaggggtctcaaactcaatttaccttaggcccagtgccagtcctcaaatcctcccagcgggacaataatgtcactcatgccgcccaaaactctgccccccccaaactctgcctcccacctgcctaaggctctgggcggggggtggggggagagggttgggtgcagaaggggtgagaggttgggctctggaagggagtttgggtgggggagggggtctggggtgcaggctctgggctggggcaggggattggggtgcagggtgcaggctctaggagggagtttgggtgggggagggggtctggggtgcaggctctgggctggggcaggggattggggtgcaaggtgcaggctctaggagggagtctgggtgcagaaggggtgagaggttggggtcaggaagggagtttgggtgggggagggggactggcatgcaggctctgggacgtaGTTTGGCtagaggctctgggctggggcaggggattggggtgcagggcacaggctctgggagggagtttgggtgcagaaggggtgagaggttggggtCTGGAagagagtttgggtgggggagggggtctggggtgcaggctctgggatgtaGTTTGGTtagaggctctgggctggggcaggggattggggtgcagggtgcaggctctgggagggagtttgggtgcagaaggggtgagaggttggggtcttggagggagtttgggtgggggagaggttctgggcagcaggctctgggatggggcagggggtgggggtgcaggagcaggggggaggggtgcaggctctgggagggggttggggggtgcggcacttacctggggctccaaggtgggATGGGCCAGGGGGCCTCCATgcgctgctgcccccaggcaccgtCCCTGCAGCTTCCCACTGGGTGCAGGGGCGCTcggagcaggggcagcatgcggaggcccagccccgccctgccccggggccACAGGGAGGGTCCAGCAGCCATGCGGAGCCACTGCTGCTGATGGTGGGCGGGGCCCAGGGCCATTTTAAATCGCCCGGGGGACGCCCAGGGGGAGGGTAGCAGGTGGGACCAAGGGAGAGACCCGCCTCCAAATTGCTGGAGCCCCGCGGGCCACAATGGGGAGGATCTCGGGTCGCAGACGGCCCGCGGgccaggactttgagacccctgatctacagGAACTCCTCCCTGACCGTCCCCGGTTAACGATGTGATGTGGCTGATCTCGTAGAGAACAGGCTGGTTTAAAGCTGCGCAATACTCCCTTATAACgccgtttggcagccgcctgctttgtccactgcttgcagggagagcagctggtggagctggtgggggctcggagccagggtgggccggcagccccccatcagctcccctaagttccctgggtggcagccacccagcaggctaccaattgccgacagttcaggtgtccctcccccccactgccctgtgctgctcctgccctctgccttgctgTGCGGGGGGCGGGTGGAGCgttgctgatgtcagggtgtcccctcctcctgctcctgcccctgcccctgctcctggcccccatcGCCACAGAgagggggacacacgacagggctcaggacggagggagcttgctggcagcggctgctgtctcaacttgctgatctacttaaaaaggcaatgtacttagaatggagtcagcgtacttaaaggggcgatgcgcgtctctctctctctcacacacacacggtatctctctttctcacacacacccagtgtgtgtgtgcctgtctctctctctcacacacacatgcaccaccTGGCACTTCGGAAAGTGGAGCGAGTGGTGCTCTCCAGTGGGATAGCCTGGGTTCATCATAACGTTCAGTTTCGCAGGGAATGTTTGCAGTCACTGCCATGCGtctattgtgtctcctccctccatccctgctgccttgtagagtgtgaggctacattaaaaaCAATGTGCTAACCCTTGAGGgttcagccgagtgctagttcatcatttagcagtaaaggattccctgggaaatatcccaccctcagACTTCATCACCTCAACCAACCTTCACAATCATctttgctgtgtacagtattcaattgtttgtttaaaacttacactgtgtgtgtgtgtgtgtgtgtatatatagaatcatagaatcatagaatcatagaatatcagggttggaagggaccccagaaggtcatctagtccaaccccctgctcaaagcaggaccaagtcccagttaaatcatcccagccagggctttgtcaagcctgaccttaaaaacctctaaggaaggagattctaccacctccctaggtaacgcattccagtgtttcaccaccctcttagtgaaaaagtttttcctaatatccaatctaaacctcccccattgcaacttgagaccattactcctcgttctgtcatctgctaccattgagaacagtctagagccatcctctttggaaccccctttcaggtagttgaaagcagctatcaaatcccccctcattcttctcttctgcagactaaacaatcccagctccctcagcctctcctcataagtcatgtgctctagacccctaatcatttttgttgcccttcgctggactctttccaatttatccacatccttcttgtagtgtggggcccaaaactggacacagtactccagatgaggcctcaccagtgtcgaatagaggggaacgatcacgtccctcgatctgctcgctatgcccctacttatacatcccaaaatgccattggccttcttggcaacaagggcacactgctgactcatatccagcttctcgtccactgtcacccctaggtccttttccacagaactgctgcctagccattcggtccctagtctgtagcggtgcattggattcttccatcctaagtgcaggaccctgcacttatccttattgaacctcatcagatttcttttggcccaatcctccaatttgtctaggtccttctgtatcctatccctcccctccagcgtatctaccactcctcccagtttagtatcatccgcaaatttgctgagagtgcaatccacaccatcctccagatcatttatgaagatattgaacaaaacgggccccaggaccgacccctggggcactccacttgacaccggctgccaactagacatggagccattgatcactacccgttgagcccgacaatctagccagctttctacccaccttatagtgcattcatccagcccatacttccttaacttgctgacaagaatgctgtgggagaccgtgtcaaaagctttgctaaagtcaagaaacaatacatccactgctttcccttcatccacagaaccagtaatctcatcataaaaggcgattagattagtcaggcatgaccttcccttggtgaatccatgctgactgttcctgatcactttcctctcatgtaagtgcttcaggattgattctttgaggacctgctccatgatttttccagggactgaggtgaggctgactggcctgtagttcccaggatcctccttcttcccttttttaaagatgggcactacattagcctttttccagtcatccgggacttcccccgttcgccacgagttttcaaagataatggccaagggctctgcaatcacagccgccaattccttcagcactctcggatgcaattcgtccggccccatggacttgtgcacgtccagcttttctaaatagtccctaaccacctctatctctacagagggctggccatctcttccccattttgtgatgcccagcacagcagtctgggagctgaccttatatatatatagtcttttatATATAGTCTTTTTTTTTAGATATAGTCTTTTGTCCGGCAAAAAacaattccctggaacctaaccccacctatttacattaattcttatcgGGAAATTGGATTCGCCTAACATCGCTTTGCttaaagaagcatttttctgGAACATAAGTACAacttatggggtgggggggaggaatagctcagtggtttgagcattggcctgctaaacccagggttgtgacttcaatccttgagggagccatttgggatctggggcaaaaattggggattggtcctgctttgagcagggggttggactagatgacctcctgaggtctcttccaaccctgatattctatgattctgtgaactttaagcaaggagttactgtatctatctatccccatactctctctctctctccttctctccatacccccctctatctatctctgTACACCACAATGTAGCTATTTAAATATCAAGAGACCCTCTTCTCCCTTTGTTCTtgcttttacacacacacgcacacacacacttatctTTTGAATGTCAGTGACTGTCAAAGTCATGCCATTATGGAGGAGGGTCTGTCTGCCCCATTATCTGTCAGGAGCAGGTAATATATGCCATGGTTTATCTTTCATGGGTTATTTCCCAGCCATTCATTCCGGAATCATGGACACCTAACATGGCTGTCCGACTGGCAACTGTATGGCTGCCCAATAGCAGGCAAACATGCCCATACAATATGGAGTCTCACACTTATCAAAATGGCCAGTAAATATGGCCGGTCAACTGGCAACAACTTTGCAGCCCAACATGGCAGCCCAAATACTAACATGCCCATCCAAAATGGCTGCTCACACTCGACAAAATAAACATGGCTGCCCAACTGGCAACAACATGGCCACCTAACTTACCCCCCAACTTCTAAAATGGCCACCTATCATGGCTGTTCAACTGCCAACAACATGGCAATCCAACATTCCTACCCAACTGAAAAGAGCCTGATTGCCCAAACATAGCTACCAACATGGCCACCAGTCTTAGTTGCCCAATAAAAACCAAGACCCATAGGGTTCCAGGAGCATGGCTGCCCAACACAGTAACCTAATGGCTAGCAACCCCCCAAGGCAGTTTTCTGAGGAAGGAATTCCCAATTCCAGCTCCAACAACTTGTTCAAAGTcctggagggagggaagatgcATCCGTTTCATTCTCCGAACCACATTTTCACATTCCTCCATCTCCTGCCCTGGCTGACCCCGACCCTTTGCTGCCCCGTTCAGACCCCCCTGCAGAGCCGACACTGAGCGTGGATCCCACGTCTGGAGTGGTGAGCGAAGGGCACCCCCTACTCATCACCTGCACGGCCCCCGGGGACACCAGAGAGCTGAGGTTTCACTTCTACCAGGATGGAGCCAAGATCATCCCTGGGGACGCTGGGTCTGAGATCAGCACCGCGGAGCCCAGGACTAGCTCACTGACAGTCTCTGTGCTCAGGATCCCGCGAGTTGACACCAACAGCACCGGGGAATACGCCTGTCAGTACGAGGAGAAACAGAGTGAGAGATGGATCCTGTCCACCAGGAGCCAGGCTGTGACTGTTACCTTGAAAGGTGAGGCTGCCCTAGAGAATAAAATCAACCCCTACATACAAACAACACTTCCTAcagtgcgcgcgcacacacacacacacacacacacacacacacacacacacacacacacacacacacaccccccgcaaCCAATAACTCAGTAAGGCAACAAAGTATTTGGCTCTCAAACAGTGCCACCCAGCGTggcggcccctcccccaccctctgctgcccctagtgcccattatacagtacagccgccccttcccaccccccccgctacccctagtgcccattatacagtacagccgccccttcccaccccccccgctaccccctagtgcccattacacagtatagccgccccttccccgccccctgctgctgcccctagtgcccattatacagtacagctgccccttccccaccccctctgctaCCCCcggtgcccattatacagtatagccgccccttccccgcccccgccctctgctgccccctggtgcccattatacagtacagccaccccttccccacccccaccctctgctgcccctggtGCCCATTGTACGGTACAGCCCAGGGGTGGCTAtgctgtggctccggagccacatgcggctcttcagaagttaatctgcggctccttgtctaggcaccgactccggggctggagctacaggagcCAACTTCCCAGCGTgtcggggggtgctcactgctcaacccctggctctgccacagcccctgcccccactacaccccttcccgccccctctcctgagcctgccctgccttcgctcctctcccctctcctccagagcctcctgcacgccaggaaacagctgatcgcgAGGTGcggcgagggagggggaggcgctgatcggtggggctgccggtgggtgggaggagctgggagtggggggaacggggagctgatggggggttgctgacgtattactgtggctctctggcaatgtacattagaaaattctggctccttctcgggctcaggttggccacccctggtatagcCGCTGCTTTTCCACACTCAGCACTGTGGTTCCCGTGCTAACCTCTCCGTGTTGCtgctccccacagatccccctcCACGGCCAGTGCTGAGCATGGATCCCCCATCAGGAGAGGTGAAcgaaggtttccctctgctcatcacctgcacagcccctggggctgccagCGAATGGAGGTTTCACTTCTACAAAGATGGAGCAAAGATTGTCCCTGGGGATGCGAGGTCTGAGATCAGCATCAAGGAGCCTGGCACCAACTCTAGGAATGTCTCTGTGCTGAGCATCCCACGGGCTGGTCCCAACAGCGCTGGGGAATTCACCTGCGGGTATGAGGAGAATGTGAGCGGAAGGTGGGTCCCGTCCCCAAGGAGCTGGCCTGTGAACATCACCGTGAAGGGTGAGGATGCCCTAAAGTCTCAAATCCAATGCAAGATATATTCAGTGCTTCCTGAAATAGGGGGCAAAGGAACACACATGGGCACCTGTGCACACACTCAGCTGCATTTTGAAGGAGAACGATTGTTGGGGTGACGCAGAGGTGAAATAAATGCCCCCGCAATGCAACTTGCATTCCTTATCCtgtcccatagaatcatagaatcatagaatatcagggttggaagggacctcaggaggtcatctagtccaaccccctgctcaaagcaggaccaatccccaactaaatcatcccagccagggctttgtcaagcctgaccttaaaaacttctaaggaaggggattccaccacctccctagggaacccattccagggcttcaccaccctcctcgtgaaaaagttttccctaatatcccacctagacctccccaactgcaacttgagaccattactccttgttctgtcatctgccaccactgagaacagtctagatccattctctttggaaccccctttcaggtagttgaaagcagctatcaaatcccccctcattcttctcttccgcagactaaacaatcccagttccctcagcctctcctcataagtcatgtgctccatcccctcatcatttttgttgccctccgctggactctttccaatttttccacatccttcttgtagtgtggggcccaaaactggacacagtactccagatgagggctcaccaatgtcgaatagaggggaacaatcacgtccctcgatctgctggcaatgcccctacttatactgcccaaaatgccattggccttcttggcaacaagggcacactgttgattcatatccagcttctcgtccactgtaacccctaggtccttttctgcagaactgctgctgagtcattcagtccctagtctgtagcagtgcatgggattcttccatccaaagtgcaggactctgcacttgtccttgttgaacctcatcagatttcttttggcccaattctctaatttgtctaggtccctctgtatcctatccctacccaccagcgtatctacctctccccccagtttagtgtcatctgcaaacttgctgagggtgcaatccacaccatcctccagatcattaatgaagatattgaacaaaaccggcccgaggactgacccttagggcactccacttgataccagctgccaactagacatggagccattgatcactacccgttgagtccgacaatctagccaactttctatccaccttatagtccattcatccagcccatacttctttaacttgctggcaagaatactgtgggagaccatgtcaaaagctttgctaaagtcaaggaacaacacgtccaatGCATTCCccgcatccacagagccagttatctcatcatagaaggcaattagattagtcaggcatgacttgcccttggtgaatccatgctggctgttcgtgatcactttcctctcctctaagtgcttcagaattgattccttgaggacctgctccatgacttttccagggactgaggtgaggctgactggcctgtagttccccagatcctccttcttcccttttttaaagatgggcactacattaacctttttccagttgtctgggacttcccccgatcgccatgagttttcaaagataatggccaatggctctgcaatcacatccgccaactcctttagcactctcggatgcagcgcatccggccccatagacttgtgctcgtccagcttttttaaatagtcccgaaGCACTcctttctctacagagggctggccatctactccccatgctgtgatgcccagcacagcagtctgggagctgaccttgttcgtgaagagagaggcaaaaaaagcattgagtacattagctttttccacatcctctgtcactaggttgcctccctcattcagtaaggggcccacactttccttgactttcttcttcttgctaacatccctgaagaaacccttcttgttactctctTGCTAGCCTTTTATAAACTACAGCCGCTGCTTCCCTGCCCACACCTTCTGCtgccccagtgcccattatacagtatagctgccccttccccaaccccaccctctgctgccccagtgCCCATTACACAGTAGAGTGGACCTTTTACCAGTTTCCCCAATCTGGATCTCCTGCTGACCCATCCACTTTGTCCTCCCCTCAGATCCCCTTCCCTTGCCGGTGCTGAGCCTGGATCCCCCATCCGGGGTGGTGATCAAGGGGGTCCCCTTAGTCCTCACCTGCACAGCCCCCGGAGATGCCAGCGAGTGGAGATTTCACTTCTACAAGGACGGGGCTGAGATTATCCCTGGGGACATGGGGTCTGAGATCAGCACCAAAGAGTCCAGCACGGATTCTATGATGCTCACTTTCCCATGGGCTGGTCCTGCGAGCTCCGGGGAATTCACCTGCGGCTATGAGGAGAACGTGGCGGGGAGGTGGATCCCGTCCCCCAGGAGTCAGGCTGAGAACGTCACCATGAAGGGTGAGGCTGCCCCTAACCCCCCAAATGTCATCAAAGCTATACTCCAGGGTCCTGCAGTGGGGAGAACagggaaacacacacacccaggtgTCTTTTGAAGGACAACGGTTGATGAAATGATGCAGCTGTGTAATGAATGGCTGCCTGACTCAACTCC
This portion of the Chelonia mydas isolate rCheMyd1 chromosome 13, rCheMyd1.pri.v2, whole genome shotgun sequence genome encodes:
- the LOC114021652 gene encoding Fc receptor-like protein 5 isoform X1 — its product is MALTLLLPVLASLQLLPWLVSPAANHPAPAFSVHPQKVEYLLGDIVGLTCSAPPAKDRVSVFQYYSNMGWAVSAKASSGWKHTYNLNITEPQSAGSYSCNYYTGKTGHFVRSEESNRITIRVKDPPAEPTLSVDPTSGVVSEGHPLLITCTAPGDTRELRFHFYQDGAKIIPGDAGSEISTAEPRTSSLTVSVLRIPRVDTNSTGEYACQYEEKQSERWILSTRSQAVTVTLKDPPPRPVLSMDPPSGEVNEGFPLLITCTAPGAASEWRFHFYKDGAKIVPGDARSEISIKEPGTNSRNVSVLSIPRAGPNSAGEFTCGYEENVSGRWVPSPRSWPVNITVKDPLPLPVLSLDPPSGVVIKGVPLVLTCTAPGDASEWRFHFYKDGAEIIPGDMGSEISTKESSTDSMMLTFPWAGPASSGEFTCGYEENVAGRWIPSPRSQAENVTMKDPLPLPVLSLDPPSGVVIKGVPLVLTCTAPGDASEWRFHFYKDGAEIIPGDMGSEISTKESSTDSVMLTFPWAGPASSGEFTCGYEENVAGRWIPSPRSQTENVTMKATWSLPIPLVAGCVGAAVGLVLLLLLICFYKRKKKGFKWERRRRTENDGSISSYSPIPLAMINPDTL
- the LOC114021652 gene encoding basement membrane-specific heparan sulfate proteoglycan core protein isoform X4 produces the protein MALTLLLPVLASLQLLPWLVSPAANHPAPAFSVHPQKVEYLLGDIVGLTCSAPPAKDRVSVFQYYSNMGWAVSAKASSGWKHTYNLNITEPQSAGSYSCNYYTGKTGHFVRSEESNRITIRVKDPPAEPTLSVDPTSGVVSEGHPLLITCTAPGDTRELRFHFYQDGAKIIPGDAGSEISTAEPRTSSLTVSVLRIPRVDTNSTGEYACQYEEKQSERWILSTRSQAVTVTLKDPPPRPVLSMDPPSGEVNEGFPLLITCTAPGAASEWRFHFYKDGAKIVPGDARSEISIKEPGTNSRNVSVLSIPRAGPNSAGEFTCGYEENVSGRWVPSPRSWPVNITVKDPLPLPVLSLDPPSGVVIKGVPLVLTCTAPGDASEWRFHFYKDGAEIIPGDMGSEISTKESSTDSVMLTFPWAGPASSGEFTCGYEENVAGRWIPSPRSQTENVTMKATWSLPIPLVAGCVGAAVGLVLLLLLICFYKRKKKGFKWERRRRTENDGSISSYSPIPLAMINPDTL
- the LOC114021652 gene encoding basement membrane proteoglycan isoform X2, whose protein sequence is MGWAVSAKASSGWKHTYNLNITEPQSAGSYSCNYYTGKTGHFVRSEESNRITIRVKDPPAEPTLSVDPTSGVVSEGHPLLITCTAPGDTRELRFHFYQDGAKIIPGDAGSEISTAEPRTSSLTVSVLRIPRVDTNSTGEYACQYEEKQSERWILSTRSQAVTVTLKDPPPRPVLSMDPPSGEVNEGFPLLITCTAPGAASEWRFHFYKDGAKIVPGDARSEISIKEPGTNSRNVSVLSIPRAGPNSAGEFTCGYEENVSGRWVPSPRSWPVNITVKDPLPLPVLSLDPPSGVVIKGVPLVLTCTAPGDASEWRFHFYKDGAEIIPGDMGSEISTKESSTDSMMLTFPWAGPASSGEFTCGYEENVAGRWIPSPRSQAENVTMKDPLPLPVLSLDPPSGVVIKGVPLVLTCTAPGDASEWRFHFYKDGAEIIPGDMGSEISTKESSTDSVMLTFPWAGPASSGEFTCGYEENVAGRWIPSPRSQTENVTMKATWSLPIPLVAGCVGAAVGLVLLLLLICFYKRKKKGFKWERRRRTENDGSISSYSPIPLAMINPDTL
- the LOC114021652 gene encoding Fc receptor-like protein 5 isoform X3, producing MALTLLLPVLASLQLLPWLVSPAANHPAPAFSVHPQKVEYLLGDIVGLTCSAPPAKDRVSVFQYYSNMGWAVSAKASSGWKHTYNLNITEPQSAGSYSCNYYTGKTGHFVRSEESNRITIRVKDPPAEPTLSVDPTSGVVSEGHPLLITCTAPGDTRELRFHFYQDGAKIIPGDAGSEISTAEPRTSSLTVSVLRIPRVDTNSTGEYACQYEEKQSERWILSTRSQAVTVTLKDPPPRPVLSMDPPSGEVNEGFPLLITCTAPGAASEWRFHFYKDGAKIVPGDARSEISIKEPGTNSRNVSVLSIPRAGPNSAGEFTCGYEENVSGRWVPSPRSWPVNITVKDPLPLPVLSLDPPSGVVIKGVPLVLTCTAPGDASEWRFHFYKDGAEIIPGDMGSEISTKESSTDSMMLTFPWAGPASSGEFTCGYEENVAGRWIPSPRSQAENVTMKATWSLPIPLVAGCVGAAVGLVLLLLLICFYKRKKKGFKWERRRRTENDGSISSYSPIPLAMINPDTL